The Streptomyces sp. NBC_01244 genome contains a region encoding:
- a CDS encoding endonuclease/exonuclease/phosphatase family protein: MELTEPPNSRTEADGSAVIRVLSYNVRSLRDDEDALARVIRACAPDLVCVQEAPRFFRWRKHAARLASKCDLVVLSGGATAAGPLLLCSLRAFVERTEDILLPLTPGRHRRGFATAVVRLGGVRVGVLSAHLSLDGAERLAQSELLLDRLAGMDVPYVIAAGDINEGPSGAAFRRLAGALQDCRAVAPWGGEHTWVRSTPPRRIDAVFASAGVEVLGCGVPEGLPGVTSADLARATDHLPVLATLRLAPS, from the coding sequence ATGGAACTCACCGAGCCGCCGAACTCCCGTACCGAAGCCGATGGTTCCGCCGTGATCCGGGTGCTCTCCTACAACGTCCGCTCGCTGCGCGACGACGAGGACGCGCTGGCGCGAGTGATCCGTGCCTGCGCCCCGGACCTGGTGTGCGTCCAGGAGGCGCCGCGGTTCTTCCGGTGGCGCAAGCACGCGGCGCGGCTGGCCTCGAAGTGTGACCTGGTGGTCCTGTCGGGCGGCGCGACGGCGGCGGGACCGCTGCTCCTGTGTTCCCTACGGGCCTTCGTGGAGCGGACCGAGGACATCCTGCTGCCGTTGACGCCGGGCCGCCACCGGCGGGGCTTCGCCACCGCGGTCGTACGGCTGGGCGGGGTCCGGGTCGGGGTGCTGAGCGCGCACCTGTCGCTGGACGGGGCCGAGCGGCTGGCACAGTCGGAACTGCTCCTGGACCGGCTCGCCGGGATGGACGTGCCGTACGTGATCGCGGCGGGGGACATCAACGAGGGGCCGTCGGGGGCGGCCTTCCGCCGGCTCGCGGGGGCCCTGCAGGACTGCCGGGCGGTGGCGCCGTGGGGTGGGGAGCACACGTGGGTGCGGTCTACGCCGCCGCGGCGCATCGATGCGGTCTTCGCCAGTGCGGGGGTGGAGGTCCTCGGCTGCGGTGTCCCCGAGGGACTGCCCGGAGTCACCTCCGCGGACCTCGCCCGCGCGACGGACCACCTCCCGGTCCTGGCCACCCTCCGGCTGGCACCTTCTTGA
- a CDS encoding ROK family glucokinase, with the protein MGLTIGVDIGGTKIAAGVVDEDGTILETYKVPTPPTPDGVTDAICAAVSEVSASHTIDAVGIGAAGYVDDKRATVLFAPNINWRHEPLKDKVEQRIGLPVVVENDANCAAWGEYRFGAGQGHEDVICITLGTGLGGGIIIGNKLRRGRFGVAAEFGHIRVVPDGLLCGCGSQGCWEQYASGRALVRYAKQRANATPENAKALLALGDGTPDGIEGKHISEAARAGDLVAIDSFRELARWAGAGLADLASLFDPSAFIVGGGVSDEGDLVLDPIRKSFKRWLIGGAWRPHAQVLAAQLGGKAGLVGAADLARQG; encoded by the coding sequence ATGGGACTCACCATCGGCGTCGACATCGGCGGCACGAAGATCGCGGCCGGCGTGGTCGACGAAGACGGCACCATCCTTGAGACGTACAAGGTGCCCACCCCGCCGACCCCGGACGGAGTGACGGACGCGATCTGCGCCGCCGTCTCCGAGGTCAGCGCCAGCCACACCATCGACGCGGTCGGCATCGGCGCCGCCGGATACGTCGACGACAAGCGCGCGACCGTACTCTTCGCGCCCAACATCAACTGGCGGCACGAGCCGCTGAAGGACAAGGTCGAGCAGCGCATCGGCCTGCCCGTGGTCGTCGAGAACGACGCCAACTGCGCCGCCTGGGGCGAGTACCGCTTCGGCGCCGGCCAGGGCCACGAGGACGTCATCTGCATCACGCTCGGCACGGGCCTGGGCGGCGGCATCATCATCGGCAACAAGCTCCGGCGCGGACGCTTCGGCGTGGCCGCCGAGTTCGGCCACATCCGGGTGGTCCCGGACGGCCTGCTGTGCGGCTGCGGCAGCCAGGGCTGCTGGGAGCAGTACGCCTCCGGGCGCGCGCTCGTCCGGTACGCCAAGCAGCGCGCCAACGCCACCCCCGAGAACGCGAAGGCCCTCCTCGCGCTCGGCGACGGCACCCCCGACGGCATCGAGGGCAAGCACATCAGCGAGGCGGCCCGCGCCGGCGACCTGGTGGCCATCGACTCCTTCCGCGAGCTGGCCCGTTGGGCGGGCGCGGGCCTCGCCGACCTGGCCTCGCTCTTCGACCCGTCGGCGTTCATCGTCGGCGGCGGCGTCTCGGACGAGGGCGACCTGGTCCTCGACCCGATCCGCAAGTCCTTCAAGCGCTGGCTGATCGGCGGCGCGTGGCGTCCGCACGCGCAGGTGCTCGCGGCGCAGCTCGGCGGCAAGGCCGGCCTGGTCGGCGCGGCCGACCTGGCGCGCCAGGGCTGA
- a CDS encoding DUF5304 domain-containing protein, whose product MSEATDRPTDASAGDDAWAEACAEDLAAERERRRSEQGASAGAGTGTAAEELFKLFEAVADKVSDKVSALNNPLFGVAAQGAVRQFVNQAKSAAKPVVERNPEVFDHLAAAGSELLAAYRSAVEGHERRWTRDEPAPGPGSGTTGNAAGNAKDPRDEGDGGPTERIDLD is encoded by the coding sequence ATGAGCGAGGCCACCGACCGCCCCACCGATGCCTCAGCCGGGGACGACGCCTGGGCCGAGGCCTGCGCCGAGGACCTCGCCGCCGAGCGGGAGCGCCGCAGGTCCGAGCAGGGCGCCTCCGCGGGCGCCGGCACCGGGACCGCCGCCGAGGAGCTGTTCAAGCTCTTCGAGGCCGTCGCCGACAAGGTGTCCGACAAGGTCTCCGCGCTGAACAACCCGCTGTTCGGCGTCGCCGCGCAGGGCGCCGTACGGCAGTTCGTCAACCAGGCGAAGAGCGCCGCCAAACCCGTCGTCGAGCGAAACCCCGAGGTCTTCGACCACCTCGCGGCGGCCGGCTCCGAGCTGCTCGCCGCCTACCGCTCCGCGGTCGAGGGCCACGAGCGCCGCTGGACGCGCGACGAACCGGCCCCGGGCCCGGGGAGCGGGACCACCGGCAACGCCGCTGGAAACGCCAAGGACCCCCGTGACGAGGGAGACGGCGGCCCGACGGAGCGGATCGATCTCGACTGA
- a CDS encoding ArsA family ATPase, whose translation MHTLLVTGPGGAGRSTVAAATALAAARQGHRVLLLCAGPADPPVAPEGTLRVARVDSGEEFRQELVSLQERGSAVLGMLGARPLHADEITELPGAEQFALLRALRRAAAEPGTDLVVVDLPPLHQAITTLALPAQLRRYLARLLPAERQAARALRPVLAQLAGVPMPAQWLYEAAARWDEDLAAVQDVLEAPTTSVRLVAEPGPAADAALRLGRLGLALHRLPVSALVANRMLPAGSPDPWLAGLAAQQEKYAARWAGNESLPVLPVPHLGRDPHGPEDLAELAPAPAPAIAPRPAWAVEDRIAEDGVLLWRVPLPGAEKRELGLVRRGDELLLTVGPYRRIVPLPAALRRCTVSGAALADDELRIRFTPDPDLWPRGTGKP comes from the coding sequence ATGCACACCCTTCTCGTCACCGGCCCCGGCGGCGCCGGGCGGAGTACCGTCGCGGCGGCCACCGCACTGGCCGCCGCCCGGCAGGGCCACCGGGTGCTCCTGCTCTGCGCCGGCCCCGCCGACCCGCCCGTCGCCCCGGAAGGCACGCTCAGGGTGGCCCGCGTCGACTCCGGCGAGGAGTTCCGCCAGGAGCTGGTCTCGCTCCAGGAGCGCGGCTCCGCGGTGCTCGGGATGCTCGGCGCCCGCCCCCTGCACGCCGACGAGATCACCGAGCTGCCCGGCGCCGAGCAGTTCGCCCTGCTCCGCGCCCTGCGGCGGGCCGCGGCCGAGCCCGGCACGGACCTCGTGGTGGTCGACCTGCCCCCGCTGCACCAGGCGATCACCACCCTCGCCCTCCCCGCGCAGCTCCGCCGCTACCTCGCCCGGCTGCTCCCCGCGGAGCGCCAGGCGGCCCGCGCCCTGCGCCCCGTACTGGCCCAGCTGGCCGGTGTCCCGATGCCCGCGCAGTGGCTGTACGAGGCCGCCGCCCGCTGGGACGAGGACCTGGCGGCCGTCCAGGACGTCCTGGAGGCCCCGACCACCTCCGTACGGCTGGTGGCCGAACCGGGACCCGCAGCCGACGCCGCGCTGCGCCTGGGCAGGCTCGGGCTCGCCCTGCACCGGCTGCCCGTCTCGGCGCTCGTCGCCAACCGGATGCTGCCCGCCGGATCCCCCGACCCGTGGCTGGCGGGACTCGCCGCCCAGCAGGAGAAGTACGCCGCCCGGTGGGCCGGGAACGAGAGCCTTCCGGTGCTGCCCGTACCCCACCTGGGCCGGGACCCGCACGGCCCCGAGGACCTGGCGGAGCTGGCCCCGGCCCCCGCCCCGGCGATCGCGCCCCGCCCCGCCTGGGCCGTCGAGGACCGGATCGCCGAGGACGGGGTGCTGCTCTGGCGGGTTCCGCTGCCCGGCGCCGAGAAGCGGGAGCTGGGCCTGGTCCGGCGCGGCGACGAGCTTCTCCTCACGGTGGGCCCGTATCGCAGGATCGTTCCGCTCCCCGCCGCACTGCGCCGCTGCACCGTCTCCGGCGCGGCCCTCGCCGACGACGAGCTCCGCATCCGCTTCACCCCGGACCCGGACCTGTGGCCCCGAGGGACCGGGAAGCCGTAG
- a CDS encoding SRPBCC family protein has product MAEHTSSSIMIEATPADVMAVIADFARYPEWTGEVKEAEVLAKDDAGRASLVRLLLDAGAIKDDHTLAYTWPAENTVSWTLDKSQMLRQLDGSYQLAPVAGGARTEVTYSLTVDVKIPMLGMIKRKAEKVIIDRALAGLKKRVESHAAPSS; this is encoded by the coding sequence ATGGCGGAACACACCAGCTCGAGCATCATGATCGAGGCGACCCCTGCCGACGTCATGGCCGTGATCGCCGACTTCGCCCGCTACCCGGAGTGGACCGGCGAGGTGAAGGAGGCCGAGGTCCTGGCGAAGGACGACGCCGGCCGGGCCTCTCTCGTCCGCCTGCTGCTCGACGCGGGCGCGATCAAGGACGACCACACGCTGGCGTACACCTGGCCGGCGGAGAACACGGTCAGCTGGACGCTGGACAAGTCCCAGATGCTGAGGCAGCTCGACGGGTCCTATCAGCTGGCGCCGGTCGCGGGCGGTGCGCGCACCGAGGTGACGTACTCGCTGACCGTCGACGTCAAGATCCCGATGCTCGGCATGATCAAGCGCAAGGCGGAGAAGGTCATCATCGACCGTGCGCTGGCGGGCCTGAAGAAGCGCGTGGAGAGCCACGCCGCCCCGTCCTCTTAA
- a CDS encoding metallophosphoesterase family protein encodes MGGSMGGTKNRTRIHVVSDVHGNTEALARAGEGADALICLGDLVLFLDYADHSRGIFPDLFGVENAHHIVELRTARRFEEARDFARGLWAGLDRERLVEGAVRRQYAEMFAAFPRPTYATYGNVDIPGLWAEYAGPGLTVLDGQRVEIGGRVFGFVGGGLPSPMRTPYEVPEEEYAAKVEALGEVDVLCSHIPPEVPELCYDTVARRFERGSGALLAAIRRMRPRYALFGHVHQPLARRMRIGATECVNVGHFAATGRPWALEW; translated from the coding sequence ATGGGTGGCTCTATGGGTGGTACGAAGAACCGGACACGGATTCACGTCGTCAGCGACGTCCACGGCAACACCGAGGCGCTCGCGCGGGCCGGGGAAGGCGCCGACGCGCTGATCTGCCTCGGCGACCTCGTCCTCTTCCTCGACTACGCCGACCACTCGCGCGGCATCTTCCCCGACCTCTTCGGCGTCGAGAACGCCCACCACATCGTCGAACTGCGCACCGCCCGCCGTTTCGAGGAGGCCCGGGACTTCGCCCGCGGACTGTGGGCCGGGCTGGACCGGGAACGGCTCGTCGAAGGCGCGGTCCGGCGCCAGTACGCCGAAATGTTCGCCGCCTTCCCCCGGCCGACGTACGCCACGTACGGAAACGTGGACATCCCCGGACTCTGGGCCGAGTACGCCGGTCCCGGCCTCACCGTGCTCGACGGGCAGCGGGTCGAGATCGGGGGCCGGGTCTTCGGCTTCGTCGGGGGCGGACTGCCCTCGCCGATGCGCACCCCCTACGAGGTGCCCGAGGAGGAGTACGCGGCCAAGGTGGAGGCGCTGGGCGAGGTCGACGTGCTGTGCTCCCACATTCCGCCGGAGGTTCCGGAGCTCTGCTACGACACGGTTGCGCGGCGGTTCGAGCGGGGGAGCGGGGCGCTGCTCGCCGCGATCCGCCGGATGAGGCCCCGGTACGCGCTCTTCGGCCACGTCCACCAGCCGCTCGCCCGGCGGATGCGGATCGGCGCCACCGAGTGCGTGAACGTCGGACACTTCGCCGCCACGGGAAGGCCGTGGGCCCTGGAGTGGTGA
- a CDS encoding AMP-dependent synthetase/ligase, whose amino-acid sequence MREFSLPALYEVPSDGNLTDLIRRNAAQHPDTAVMARKVGGAWQDVTATEFLAEVRTAAKGLIAAGIRPGDRVALISRTRYEWVLIDFAIWSAGAVTVPVYETSSPEQIQWILGDSGAVAVVVESPGHAAAVAALRDRLPELREVWEIEQGALETLKAAGAGISDAEVDERSALAGADDPATIVYTSGTTGRPKGCVLTHRSFFAECGNIVARLRPLFRTGECSVLLFLPAAHVFGRLVEVAAVLAPIRLGCVPDIKNLTDELQSFRPTLILGVPRVFEKVYNSARAKAQADGKGKIFDAAAETAIAYSRALDLPGGPSLKLKLKHKVFSKLVYSKLHTVLGGRGEYAISGGAPLGERLGHFFRGIGFTVLEGYGLTESCAATAFNPWDKTKIGTVGQPLPGSVVRIADDGEVLLHGEHIFKEYWNNPSATADALTDGWFHTGDVGTLDEDGYLAITGRKKELIVTAGGKNVAPAVIEDRIRAHALVAECMVVGDARPFVAALVTIDEEFLGRWAAENGKPAGVTAAELREDADLIAAVQKAVDDGNAAVSKAESVRKFRILPSQFTEESGHITPSLKLKRNVVAKDFADEIEALYRG is encoded by the coding sequence TTGCGCGAGTTCAGCCTTCCGGCCCTGTACGAGGTCCCGTCGGACGGGAACCTGACGGATCTCATCCGCCGCAATGCCGCGCAGCATCCCGACACCGCCGTCATGGCCCGCAAGGTCGGCGGCGCGTGGCAGGACGTCACCGCGACGGAGTTCCTCGCCGAGGTCCGCACCGCGGCGAAGGGCCTGATCGCGGCCGGCATCCGGCCCGGCGACCGGGTCGCCCTGATTTCCCGCACCCGCTACGAGTGGGTGCTGATCGACTTCGCGATCTGGAGCGCGGGCGCCGTCACGGTCCCCGTGTACGAGACCAGCTCCCCCGAGCAGATCCAGTGGATCCTCGGCGACTCCGGCGCCGTCGCCGTCGTCGTGGAGTCCCCCGGGCACGCCGCGGCCGTGGCCGCCCTGCGCGACCGGCTGCCGGAGCTGCGCGAGGTCTGGGAGATCGAGCAGGGTGCCCTGGAGACGCTGAAGGCGGCCGGCGCCGGGATCTCCGACGCCGAGGTCGACGAGCGCAGCGCGCTCGCGGGCGCCGACGACCCGGCCACCATCGTCTACACCTCCGGCACCACCGGCCGCCCCAAGGGCTGCGTGCTGACCCACCGCAGCTTCTTCGCCGAGTGCGGGAACATCGTGGCCCGGCTGCGTCCGCTCTTCCGGACCGGCGAGTGCTCCGTGCTGCTCTTCCTGCCGGCTGCGCACGTGTTCGGCCGCCTGGTGGAGGTGGCGGCCGTGCTGGCGCCGATCCGGCTGGGCTGCGTACCGGACATCAAGAACCTGACAGACGAGCTGCAGTCCTTCCGGCCCACGCTGATCCTCGGTGTGCCGCGCGTCTTCGAGAAGGTCTACAACTCGGCCCGCGCCAAGGCCCAGGCCGACGGCAAGGGCAAGATCTTCGACGCGGCGGCCGAGACCGCGATCGCGTACAGCCGTGCACTGGACCTGCCGGGCGGGCCGTCCCTCAAGCTCAAGCTGAAGCACAAGGTCTTCTCCAAGCTGGTCTACAGCAAGCTGCACACGGTCCTCGGCGGGCGCGGCGAGTACGCGATCTCCGGCGGGGCCCCGCTGGGCGAGCGGCTCGGCCACTTCTTCCGCGGCATCGGCTTCACCGTGCTGGAGGGCTACGGGCTGACCGAGTCCTGCGCGGCCACGGCCTTCAACCCGTGGGACAAGACGAAGATCGGTACGGTCGGCCAGCCGCTCCCGGGCTCGGTGGTGCGCATCGCCGACGACGGCGAGGTGCTGCTGCACGGCGAGCACATCTTCAAGGAGTACTGGAACAACCCGTCGGCCACCGCCGACGCGCTGACCGACGGCTGGTTCCACACCGGCGACGTCGGCACGCTCGACGAGGACGGCTATCTGGCGATCACCGGGCGCAAGAAGGAGCTCATCGTCACGGCGGGCGGCAAGAACGTGGCGCCCGCGGTCATCGAGGACCGGATCCGGGCGCACGCCCTGGTCGCGGAGTGCATGGTGGTCGGCGACGCGCGGCCGTTCGTGGCGGCGCTGGTCACCATCGACGAGGAGTTCCTGGGCCGGTGGGCTGCGGAGAACGGCAAGCCCGCCGGTGTGACGGCGGCGGAGCTGCGCGAGGACGCGGACCTGATCGCCGCCGTCCAGAAGGCCGTGGACGACGGCAACGCGGCGGTTTCCAAGGCGGAATCGGTGCGGAAATTCCGCATTCTGCCCTCCCAGTTCACGGAGGAGTCCGGGCACATCACGCCTTCGCTGAAGCTGAAGCGGAATGTGGTGGCGAAGGACTTCGCGGACGAGATCGAAGCCCTCTACCGGGGCTAG